A stretch of Dama dama isolate Ldn47 chromosome 22, ASM3311817v1, whole genome shotgun sequence DNA encodes these proteins:
- the TPI1 gene encoding triosephosphate isomerase, whose protein sequence is MDEDAEGAGFCISALYISGQWKRGRAAPDLQRACSSAMAPSRKFFVGGNWKMNGRKNNLGELINTLNAAKVPADTEVVCAPPTAYIDFARQKLDPKIAVAAQNCYKVANGAFTGEISPGMIKDLGATWVVLGHSERRHVFGESDELIGQKVAHALAEGLGVIACIGEKLDEREAGITEKVVFEQTKVIADNVKDWSKVVLAYEPVWAIGTGKTATPQQAQEVHEKLRGWLKSNVSDAVAQSARIIYGGSVTGATCKELASQPDVDGFLVGGASLKPEFVDIINAKQ, encoded by the exons ATGGACGAGGACGCAGAGGGGGCGGGTTTCTGCATCTCGGCGCTCTATATAAGCGGCCAGTGGAAGCGGGGGCGCGCTGCTCCTGACCTTCAGCGTGCCTGCTCCTCGGCCATGGCGCCCTCCAGGAAGTTCTTCGTAGGGGGGAACTGGAAGATGAACGGGAGGAAGAACAACCTGGGGGAACTCATCAACACTCTGAACGCGGCCAAGGTGCCGGCCGACACCG AGGTGGTTTGCGCACCCCCCACTGCCTACATTGACTTCGCCAGGCAGAAGCTAGATCCCAAGATTGCAGTGGCTGCGCAGAACTGTTACAAAGTGGCCAATGGGGCTTTTACGGGGGAGATTAG CCCTGGCATGATCAAAGATCTTGGAGCCACGTGGGTAGTCCTGGGGCACTCTGAGAGAAGGCACGTCTTTGGGGAGTCAGATGAG CTGATTGGGCAGAAAGTGGCCCATGCCCTGGCAGAGGGACTTGGAGTGATCGCCTGCATTGGGGAGAAGTTAGATGAGAGGGAAGCTGGCATCACTGAGAAGGTCGTTTTCGAGCAAACCAAGGTCATCGCAG ATAATGTGAAGGATTGGAGCAAGGTTGTCTTGGCCTACGAGCCTGTGTGGGCCATTGGTACTGGCAAGACGGCGACACCCCAACAG GCCCAGGAAGTACACGAAAAGCTCCGGGGATGGCTTAAGTCCAACGTCTCTGATGCAGTGGCTCAGAGCGCCCGCATCATTTATGGGG GTTCTGTGACTGGGGCAACCTGCAAGGAGCTGGCAAGCCAGCCTGATGTGGACGGCTTCCTTGTGGGTGGTGCTTCCCTCAAGCCTGAGTTCGTCGACATCATCAATGCCAAACAATAA
- the SPSB2 gene encoding SPRY domain-containing SOCS box protein 2 isoform X1: MGQTALAGGSSGPSTPQGLYPDRSRPEGLEELLSAPPPDLGAQRRHGWNPKDCSENIEVKEGGLCFERRPVAQSTDGARGKRGYSRGLHAWEISWPREQRGTHAVVGVATAHAPLQADHYAALLGSNSESWGWDIGRGKLYHQSKGPGAPQYPPGPQGEPLEVPERLLVVLDMEEGTLGYAVGGTYLGPAFRGLKGRTLYPAVSAVWGQCQVRINYLGERRAEPHSLLHLSRLSVRHALGDTGLGHISALPLPPALKRYLLYQ; encoded by the exons ATGGGCCAGACGGCCTTGGCAGGGGGCAGCAGCGGCCCCTCCACCCCACAGGGCCTGTACCCTGACCGGTCTCGTCCCGAAGGCTTGGAGGAGCTGCTGTCTGCTCCCCCTCCTGACCTGGGGGCCCAGCGGCGCCACGGCTGGAACCCTAAGGACTGCTCGGAGAACATCGAGGTCAAGGAAGGGGGCTTGTGCTTTGAGCGGCGGCCCGTGGCCCAGAGCACTGATGGGGCCCGAGGGAAGAGGGGCTACTCGAGGGGCCTGCACGCCTGGGAGATCAGCTGGCCCCGGGAACAGAGGGGCACCCACGCCGTGGTGGGCGTGGCCACAGCCCACGCCCCGCTGCAGGCTGACCACTACGCGGCGCTGCTGGGCAGCAACAGCGAGTCGTGGGGCTGGGACATTGGGCGGGGGAAACTGTACCATCAGAGCAAGGGGCCTGGGGCCCCTCAGTATCCACCCGGACCTCAGGGTGAGCCGCTGGAGGTGCCAGAGAGGCTGCTGGTGGTACTGGACATGGAGGAGGGGACTCTGGGCTACGCTGTCGGGGGCACCTACCTGGGGCCGGCGTTCCGCGGACTGAAGGGCAGGACCCTCTATCCAGCAGTAAGCGCGGTCTGGGGCCAGTGCCAGGTCCGCATCAACTACCTGGGCGAAAGGAGAG CAGAACCACACTCCCTTCTGCACCTGAGCCGCCTGAGCGTGCGCCACGCCCTGGGGGACACCGGGCTAGGCCACATTtctgccctgcccctgccccctgccctgaaGCGCTACCTGCTCTACCAGTGA
- the SPSB2 gene encoding SPRY domain-containing SOCS box protein 2 isoform X2, with translation MGQTALAGGSSGPSTPQGLYPDRSRPEGLEELLSAPPPDLGAQRRHGWNPKDCSENIEVKEGGLCFERRPVAQSTDGARGKRGYSRGLHAWEISWPREQRGTHAVVGVATAHAPLQADHYAALLGSNSESWGWDIGRGKLYHQSKGPGAPQYPPGPQGEPLEVPERLLVVLDMEEGTLGYAVGGTYLGPAFRGLKGRTLYPAVSAVWGQCQVRINYLGERREPHSLLHLSRLSVRHALGDTGLGHISALPLPPALKRYLLYQ, from the exons ATGGGCCAGACGGCCTTGGCAGGGGGCAGCAGCGGCCCCTCCACCCCACAGGGCCTGTACCCTGACCGGTCTCGTCCCGAAGGCTTGGAGGAGCTGCTGTCTGCTCCCCCTCCTGACCTGGGGGCCCAGCGGCGCCACGGCTGGAACCCTAAGGACTGCTCGGAGAACATCGAGGTCAAGGAAGGGGGCTTGTGCTTTGAGCGGCGGCCCGTGGCCCAGAGCACTGATGGGGCCCGAGGGAAGAGGGGCTACTCGAGGGGCCTGCACGCCTGGGAGATCAGCTGGCCCCGGGAACAGAGGGGCACCCACGCCGTGGTGGGCGTGGCCACAGCCCACGCCCCGCTGCAGGCTGACCACTACGCGGCGCTGCTGGGCAGCAACAGCGAGTCGTGGGGCTGGGACATTGGGCGGGGGAAACTGTACCATCAGAGCAAGGGGCCTGGGGCCCCTCAGTATCCACCCGGACCTCAGGGTGAGCCGCTGGAGGTGCCAGAGAGGCTGCTGGTGGTACTGGACATGGAGGAGGGGACTCTGGGCTACGCTGTCGGGGGCACCTACCTGGGGCCGGCGTTCCGCGGACTGAAGGGCAGGACCCTCTATCCAGCAGTAAGCGCGGTCTGGGGCCAGTGCCAGGTCCGCATCAACTACCTGGGCGAAAGGAGAG AACCACACTCCCTTCTGCACCTGAGCCGCCTGAGCGTGCGCCACGCCCTGGGGGACACCGGGCTAGGCCACATTtctgccctgcccctgccccctgccctgaaGCGCTACCTGCTCTACCAGTGA